In Chitinivibrionales bacterium, the following are encoded in one genomic region:
- the glpK gene encoding glycerol kinase GlpK gives MDHKKVIIALDLGTTGNRAVAFGKNGVIVAQAYKKFRQHFPESGWVEHDPEELYAATVEALADVVGRVGKESVAAIGVANQRETTVVWNRATGKPLGNAIVWQDRRTADWCRRIAGSKELVKEKTGLFIDPYFSATKIAWILDRYDPERKEAKRGALLFGTPDTWVLWNLTGKKVHVTDPSNASRTMLYTIHDLTWDSELLELFNIPREILPEVKDSDALFGVTDAAITGREIPITGVLGDQQASLFGRLGWDSSIVKSTYGTGIFILRNTERRVVHSDKLVATVAWKTREGVRYALEGSLFMGGASVQWLEENLGLIENAGETAAAAEKAGNNENVYFVPAFQGLGAPYWAPDARALIIGLSRKSDRNTVIRAALESMAYQVRDVIEVFNDGVGTPVENLRVDGGASNNDFLMQFQADLLGIPVIKPVITETTALGAAGMAGISCGFWDKQTFAEIISIEKTFVPSGDKKQFDVWYLGWRKAVRRSLKWV, from the coding sequence ATGGACCATAAAAAAGTAATTATCGCTTTAGATCTCGGGACAACCGGCAATCGTGCTGTTGCATTTGGTAAGAATGGTGTTATCGTAGCTCAAGCCTATAAAAAATTCAGGCAGCACTTTCCTGAGTCGGGATGGGTCGAGCATGATCCTGAAGAGTTGTATGCGGCAACTGTTGAGGCGCTCGCCGATGTTGTCGGTCGGGTGGGAAAGGAGTCGGTAGCGGCAATCGGCGTCGCCAACCAGCGGGAAACGACCGTGGTATGGAACAGGGCGACCGGCAAACCCCTGGGGAATGCGATTGTCTGGCAGGACCGCCGGACTGCCGACTGGTGCCGTCGTATAGCAGGCTCCAAGGAGCTGGTAAAGGAGAAAACAGGGCTTTTTATCGATCCCTATTTCTCGGCGACAAAGATTGCCTGGATACTCGACAGGTATGATCCCGAACGAAAAGAGGCAAAGAGAGGGGCGCTGCTTTTCGGCACTCCTGACACCTGGGTCCTGTGGAACCTTACCGGCAAAAAGGTCCATGTGACCGATCCGTCAAACGCCTCGCGAACCATGCTCTATACGATCCATGATTTGACATGGGACAGTGAGCTGCTTGAGCTTTTTAATATCCCCCGGGAGATACTTCCGGAGGTAAAGGATTCCGACGCCCTGTTCGGAGTAACCGATGCAGCAATAACCGGCAGAGAAATTCCAATCACCGGCGTCCTCGGCGATCAGCAGGCGTCGCTGTTCGGCCGGCTCGGGTGGGACAGCAGTATTGTCAAGTCGACCTATGGGACGGGGATATTTATTCTCAGGAATACCGAAAGGCGGGTTGTCCATTCCGACAAGCTGGTTGCGACTGTTGCCTGGAAAACCCGGGAAGGCGTGCGGTATGCGCTGGAGGGGAGCCTGTTCATGGGGGGAGCATCGGTGCAGTGGCTTGAAGAAAATCTGGGATTGATAGAGAATGCCGGTGAAACGGCTGCCGCGGCGGAAAAAGCGGGAAACAACGAGAATGTTTATTTTGTTCCTGCGTTCCAGGGGCTTGGCGCGCCATACTGGGCGCCCGACGCCCGTGCGCTGATTATCGGTTTGTCCCGCAAGTCCGATCGCAATACGGTGATCAGGGCAGCGCTTGAGTCAATGGCCTATCAGGTCCGTGATGTAATCGAAGTTTTCAACGACGGCGTCGGTACACCGGTCGAAAATCTTCGTGTCGACGGCGGGGCGTCGAATAACGATTTCCTCATGCAATTCCAGGCAGACCTTCTGGGTATACCCGTTATCAAACCGGTTATTACCGAAACCACGGCCCTCGGAGCAGCGGGAATGGCCGGCATCTCCTGCGGATTCTGGGATAAACAAACTTTTGCTGAAATAATCTCGATAGAGAAGACTTTTGTGCCGTCGGGAGATAAAAAGCAGTTTGATGTGTGGTATCTGGGATGGCGGAAAGCGGTGCGGCGAAGCTTGAAATGGGTTTAA
- a CDS encoding DUF1667 domain-containing protein: MNKTLSTICIVCPNGCRLTVRKSAGGYLVEGNKCKRGETYGVEEASAPKRIVTCVVPTESIDHPCVPVKTATPVLKKDIPKLLNKLYALKIKLPVRRGDTALDDTRESGAVVVVTRSTPFALSERKRA; encoded by the coding sequence ATGAATAAAACACTCAGCACAATCTGTATTGTCTGCCCCAACGGTTGCCGGTTGACAGTGCGTAAAAGCGCCGGAGGGTATCTGGTTGAAGGGAATAAATGCAAGCGGGGAGAAACCTACGGCGTCGAAGAAGCTTCTGCTCCAAAACGGATTGTAACCTGTGTTGTGCCGACCGAATCGATTGATCACCCCTGTGTGCCGGTAAAGACAGCAACTCCTGTTTTGAAAAAGGATATACCGAAACTCCTGAATAAACTGTATGCCCTGAAAATAAAACTTCCGGTCCGGCGAGGTGATACCGCACTGGACGATACCCGGGAGAGCGGCGCGGTGGTCGTGGTTACGCGTTCGACGCCTTTTGCGCTGAGTGAAAGGAAACGAGCATGA
- a CDS encoding NAD(P)-binding protein yields MVIKKLYDTIIIGAGAAGMAAACEISDAGFSVAVLDRENHPGGILMQCIHNGFGLHHFNEELTGPEYAELFIGRLKTFPVDIYLETTAVDISAKPDAKTVTAYSAGHGVLLLQTRSIVLAMGCRERNRGNIGIPGTRAAGIFTAGLAQRLLNIEGCIPGKRVVIVGSGDIGLIMARRMTWVGANVLGVVEILPYPSGLTRNIVQCLQDFDIPLYLSHGVTNINGKDRVDSVEISPLINGAPDSSQAFTIPCDTVLLSVGLIPENELSQKAEVVLNPDTGGPIVDQGYQTNVEGVFACGNALHVHDLVDYVTEESERCGKSVAGYLKKGAVKQQAKTVPVAVGANLKYVIPNQCESGRETRFYMRSMIVKDKAELIIRQKDSIVHKQSLRYVRPAEMISLSLKKDTMKKISPYASVEFSLR; encoded by the coding sequence ATGGTAATAAAAAAACTCTACGATACCATTATAATCGGCGCCGGGGCAGCGGGAATGGCTGCGGCGTGTGAGATTTCTGATGCGGGGTTTTCGGTTGCGGTGCTGGACCGGGAAAACCATCCGGGCGGCATACTCATGCAATGCATTCATAATGGTTTCGGTCTGCACCATTTCAACGAAGAGCTTACCGGGCCGGAATATGCCGAATTGTTTATTGGCCGCCTCAAAACATTTCCTGTTGATATATACCTCGAAACAACAGCGGTTGATATAAGCGCAAAGCCGGATGCCAAAACGGTTACGGCCTATTCGGCCGGGCACGGCGTGCTCCTGCTGCAGACTCGTTCGATTGTCCTGGCCATGGGCTGCAGAGAGCGAAACCGGGGAAATATCGGTATCCCGGGAACGCGGGCGGCGGGAATATTTACCGCCGGCCTGGCACAGCGGTTACTCAATATCGAGGGTTGCATACCCGGGAAAAGAGTGGTGATTGTCGGCTCCGGTGATATCGGACTGATCATGGCCCGACGGATGACCTGGGTGGGCGCCAATGTCCTCGGCGTAGTGGAAATCCTTCCATACCCCTCAGGATTGACCAGGAATATCGTTCAGTGTCTTCAGGATTTTGATATTCCTCTTTATCTCAGCCATGGGGTCACGAACATAAATGGGAAAGACAGGGTCGACAGTGTTGAGATTTCACCACTAATCAATGGCGCGCCGGATTCATCACAAGCGTTCACTATCCCCTGTGATACGGTCCTTCTGTCGGTAGGATTGATTCCCGAGAATGAACTCTCCCAAAAAGCGGAGGTCGTTCTCAATCCCGATACCGGCGGGCCGATTGTCGATCAGGGATATCAGACCAATGTTGAAGGTGTTTTTGCCTGCGGCAATGCGCTTCATGTACACGATCTGGTTGATTATGTTACCGAAGAGTCGGAGCGATGCGGAAAGAGTGTCGCCGGCTACCTGAAAAAAGGCGCAGTAAAACAACAGGCCAAAACGGTCCCGGTCGCGGTGGGCGCAAACCTGAAATATGTTATACCAAATCAATGCGAATCCGGAAGGGAAACCCGTTTTTATATGCGCTCGATGATAGTAAAAGACAAAGCGGAATTGATTATCCGACAGAAAGATTCAATTGTTCATAAGCAGTCCCTTCGGTATGTGCGGCCCGCTGAGATGATTTCACTCAGTCTTAAAAAAGATACCATGAAAAAGATTTCACCTTATGCTTCGGTAGAATTCTCATTACGATAA
- a CDS encoding FAD-dependent oxidoreductase: MGAKTHDVAIIGAGVCGTAIARALSAYHIKTILIEKCVDVGFGVSKANSGIIHGGFHHKADTLKAKLEIMGNLMFEKLHYELGFPFKRVGILVVAFSEEEMSIVEYLYGQGIANGVEGLEVCNARRLRYLEPHINPDAVGALFAPSGGIIEPYRYVFALAECAAQNGVELRTGFDVIAVEEKSGHYELISENNQRVKAKYVVNAAGLHADKVSRLFKAERFSIHGRKGEEYLLDRNSEAFPNHVLFPLPSKNSKGILVIPTVEGTTMIGPTAEMVEEKDDVSTTAENLEKVFTQAKHMTPSVSRKDIITSFAGTRPALKGNDFYIDISKKRPRFIQVAGVQSPGLTASPAIAEYVKDLLKQAGLKLTEKDSFNPRLEKTVSVRKQSPEQAAQLIDTNPMFGSIVCRCETVSEAEIVEAIRKGHTTLDGIKFYTRAGMGRCQGGFCTYKILKILARETGKDIREFTKRGGGSFEIVGKIGKKD, translated from the coding sequence ATGGGCGCAAAAACGCACGATGTTGCAATTATCGGGGCAGGTGTCTGCGGCACGGCGATCGCCAGGGCCTTATCTGCATACCACATAAAGACAATTCTTATTGAAAAATGCGTTGATGTGGGATTTGGTGTTTCCAAGGCCAATTCGGGCATTATTCATGGCGGATTTCATCATAAAGCAGACACCCTGAAAGCAAAGCTCGAGATTATGGGTAATCTGATGTTTGAAAAGCTCCATTATGAGCTTGGATTTCCGTTCAAACGGGTTGGTATCCTGGTTGTTGCCTTTTCTGAAGAGGAGATGAGCATTGTCGAATATTTGTATGGGCAGGGGATTGCCAATGGTGTTGAAGGGTTGGAGGTTTGCAATGCCCGGCGTCTCCGGTATCTCGAACCCCATATCAATCCCGATGCTGTTGGTGCGCTCTTTGCCCCTTCGGGGGGAATAATCGAGCCGTACCGCTATGTTTTTGCTCTTGCCGAATGTGCCGCTCAGAACGGCGTGGAGTTGCGAACAGGATTTGACGTTATTGCTGTAGAGGAGAAGTCCGGCCATTACGAGCTTATTTCCGAAAATAATCAGCGAGTCAAAGCAAAATATGTCGTGAATGCCGCCGGGCTCCATGCCGATAAGGTTTCGCGTCTTTTTAAAGCAGAACGGTTCAGTATTCACGGAAGGAAAGGTGAGGAGTACCTTTTAGACCGGAATTCGGAGGCCTTTCCCAATCATGTACTATTCCCTCTGCCGTCGAAAAACTCTAAAGGCATCCTGGTCATCCCCACGGTTGAGGGCACAACCATGATCGGGCCGACCGCCGAGATGGTTGAGGAAAAAGACGATGTCTCTACAACTGCCGAAAACCTGGAAAAAGTTTTTACTCAGGCAAAACACATGACGCCCTCGGTGTCGCGGAAAGATATTATCACCTCCTTTGCAGGAACGCGTCCGGCACTCAAAGGAAATGATTTTTACATCGATATTTCAAAGAAAAGACCGCGGTTCATTCAGGTTGCCGGTGTTCAGTCTCCCGGCCTGACGGCGTCGCCGGCCATTGCCGAATATGTCAAAGATCTGCTAAAACAGGCCGGATTGAAATTGACGGAAAAAGATTCGTTCAATCCGCGCCTGGAAAAAACGGTTTCCGTACGAAAACAGTCACCCGAACAGGCGGCACAATTAATCGATACCAATCCGATGTTCGGCTCGATTGTCTGTCGATGTGAAACGGTCTCTGAAGCCGAGATTGTTGAGGCGATTCGCAAGGGGCATACCACTCTTGATGGGATAAAATTCTATACCCGCGCCGGGATGGGACGGTGCCAGGGCGGATTTTGCACCTATAAGATCCTGAAAATTCTGGCGCGGGAAACAGGAAAAGACATAAGGGAATTTACAAAACGGGGAGGTGGAAGTTTTGAGATTGTGGGGAAGATTGGAAAGAAGGACTGA
- a CDS encoding GntR family transcriptional regulator has translation MPRRTSPGVQSAIEYIIGGINSGKFTKIHHLPPIKTLSSDAKVSITTMCKATQRLKEQGVLEGLPSQRIRVCVDRFDPEECVQYQEQSNEIPSKEESQYAWKRVREQIRKDILNGVYPPGDPFPSHKEIKNRYNVAFLTLKKSLDSLCAEGVIVPCKRTFMVPPLFSGKSNVRIVFFTMVEGPVEFNTTGEFIRYFEVECKKAGIQYDVVKYFLDDGELRFEDATHVFSDYSDDDNTLGYLVPVKAPDAGWDSVLRTLGHFKKPIAILDDIGGWKLNPLIPSVNAQIFCSRVSSHPARKMARYLYGLGHRKIAYISPFHASAWSQNRLKGFVDVYDSADNGSEVVPFVFNNPPLIHEFYSDEACRRAGYDSLLAFYNEWKKGKPKEFLRLTDFNFLDFIPNELFSRGELHMRTGELFEKAAKNSDITAWVCANDEIALAALHYCEEKGIEVPGQVSVVGFDDRYDSVKRGLTSYNFNDAAIFHSMIRYLLNRRTFPAKPSRRPVEIEGMIMERLTSGVARR, from the coding sequence ATGCCCAGAAGGACTTCTCCAGGCGTACAGAGTGCAATAGAATACATTATTGGAGGGATAAATTCCGGAAAATTCACCAAAATACACCATCTTCCTCCGATAAAGACCCTCTCATCTGATGCCAAGGTGTCAATTACAACCATGTGCAAGGCCACGCAAAGACTTAAAGAGCAGGGGGTTCTGGAGGGGCTCCCGAGTCAGAGAATACGGGTATGTGTAGACCGGTTTGATCCGGAGGAGTGTGTTCAGTATCAGGAGCAATCGAATGAAATCCCGTCAAAAGAAGAATCGCAATATGCCTGGAAAAGGGTGCGTGAGCAGATACGCAAAGACATCCTCAACGGCGTCTATCCCCCCGGTGACCCATTCCCTTCTCATAAGGAGATAAAAAATCGTTATAACGTTGCGTTTTTGACATTAAAAAAATCGCTTGACTCACTGTGTGCGGAGGGGGTAATTGTCCCCTGTAAAAGAACCTTTATGGTACCCCCGTTGTTTTCAGGAAAATCGAATGTGCGGATTGTCTTTTTTACCATGGTGGAAGGTCCGGTTGAGTTCAACACTACCGGAGAATTTATTCGTTATTTTGAGGTCGAATGTAAAAAGGCCGGGATCCAGTATGATGTTGTAAAATATTTTCTTGATGATGGTGAATTACGGTTTGAGGATGCTACTCATGTGTTTTCCGACTATTCCGATGATGATAACACGCTCGGATATCTTGTTCCTGTGAAGGCTCCCGACGCCGGGTGGGATAGTGTCTTAAGGACTTTGGGACATTTCAAGAAACCGATTGCAATTCTTGATGATATCGGAGGATGGAAACTGAATCCGTTGATACCGTCGGTCAATGCTCAGATTTTCTGTTCCCGCGTTTCGTCGCATCCTGCCCGCAAAATGGCCCGGTATCTCTATGGTCTGGGTCATAGAAAAATCGCCTACATATCTCCTTTTCATGCTTCGGCCTGGTCTCAGAACCGTCTGAAGGGATTTGTTGATGTCTACGATTCGGCCGATAACGGCAGTGAGGTTGTACCCTTTGTTTTCAACAATCCTCCGCTCATTCACGAATTTTATTCCGATGAGGCCTGCCGGAGAGCAGGATACGATTCCCTGCTTGCCTTTTATAATGAGTGGAAAAAGGGCAAGCCAAAAGAGTTTCTTCGCCTGACCGATTTCAATTTTCTCGATTTCATTCCCAATGAGCTTTTTTCCAGGGGAGAGCTTCACATGCGAACCGGCGAATTGTTTGAAAAGGCCGCCAAAAACAGCGATATTACCGCATGGGTGTGCGCCAATGATGAAATAGCCCTGGCTGCACTTCATTACTGTGAAGAAAAGGGGATTGAGGTGCCCGGACAGGTATCTGTTGTCGGTTTTGATGACCGGTACGATTCGGTCAAACGGGGCCTGACATCATACAACTTTAACGACGCCGCGATATTTCATTCCATGATACGCTATCTCCTCAATCGTCGCACCTTTCCCGCCAAACCCTCCCGTCGGCCGGTTGAAATCGAGGGCATGATTATGGAGCGTTTGACATCGGGAGTCGCGCGGCGGTAG